From a single Populus trichocarpa isolate Nisqually-1 chromosome 17, P.trichocarpa_v4.1, whole genome shotgun sequence genomic region:
- the LOC7495970 gene encoding uncharacterized protein LOC7495970 isoform X1, with amino-acid sequence MGSVNGFLYRKLLPFASSFWLSVSTLFLALFGFFNRTMFRFKSNNLEPEGEAKVPEVEVSEFKEIKEIDELDEKEIPSEAKEPEVEVYEFKETKEVDELKEKETPKFFFKFQFQTYREEDEPVVLSSVTPASTNKYEFLSGKNFSHYLEEPEVVSLTVKELYADSDGDSIDYKEKMESGVLSDKDFAKKESEAESVREEIEEISAHSVREQDAKMEFEVETSIEEEAGKLEEENCIEESISRKGKAVVVENNVSSDGDVSRDDDAQFLSDMDLIVSDSDSDSVVSNHEFMSRCVASTSDGFLSDKDFEDVFELDILKDIHGQTVESTDEDLELEYLNLQNLNSGYEADDFDDEDSDIMEELKNIEEAVQKPAIVEDTEMVSERDFEDNNMSNRKERGSEDNEAKDILENPKSNSQDSSAADSEDSNGLETLWEHQDLIEQLKMELKKVRATGLPTILEEDESPKIMEDLKPWKIDEKFQHEDRMSELHKFYKSYRERMRKLDILSYQKVYAMNLLQSKDPLQSIARHEASAPALTSLLPQKFLLSKRRKSSSDPMMNFVREYHNDLEVVYVGQLCLSWEILHWQYEKALELWDSDPYGMRQYNEVAGEFQQFQVILQRFIENEPFEGPRVKNYIKNRYVLRNLLQVPVIKEDSMKDKKARRKGRDDGSITSDMLVEIMEESIRIFWRFVRSDKDAQNVISKGRKGTQIEPQDPTELELLTEVRTNFQKKERRLKDVLRSGNCILKKFQKHREDNSNQVLYFFSQVDMKLVARVLSMSRVTTDQLLWCHNKLSKINFVSRKIHVEPSFLLFPS; translated from the exons ATGGGTTCTGTTAATGGGTTTCTTTATAGAAAATTGCTTCCTTTTGCCTCCTCTTTCTGGCTCTCTGTCTCCACTCTGTTCCTTGCTCTCTTTGGTTTCTTCAATAGAACCATGTTCAG atTTAAGAGTAATAATTTGGAGCCAGAAGGTGAGGCTAAGGTACCAGAAGTTGAAGTTTCTGAAtttaaggaaataaaagaaattgatgagctggatgaaaaagaaataccaagtgaagctaaggaacCAGAAGTTGAAGTTTACGAATTTAAGGAGACGAAAGAAGTtgatgaattaaaagaaaaggaaacaccAAAGTTCTTCTTCAAATTTCAGTTTCAAACTTATAGAGAGGAAGATGAGCCTGTTGTCTTGAGTTCGGTGACTCCTGCAAGCACCAACAAGTATGAATTCTTGTCAGGGAAGAATTTCAGTCATTACTTGGAGGAGCCAGAGGTTGTTAGTCTTACCGTGAAAGAGTTATATGCTGATTCTGATGGTGATTCTATTGACTATAAGGAGAAGATGGAGAGTGGGGTTTTATCTGATAAGGACTTTGCCAAAAAAGAATCAGAAGCAGAATCTGTTCGTGAGGAAATAGAAGAGATTTCTGCACATAGTGTGCGTGAGCAAGACGCTAAAATGGAGTTCGAGGTGGAAACATCGATAGAAGAGGAGGCAGGGAAGCTTGAGGAAGAAAATTGCATTGAAGAGTCTATTTCAAGGAAGGGGAAAGCAGTTGTTGTGGAGAACAATGTGTCGAGTGATGGAGATGTTTCAAGAGATGATGATGCTCAATTTCTTTCAGACATGGACTTGATTGTTTCTGATTCTGATTCTGATTCTGTTGTTTCAAACCATGAATTTATGAGTCGTTGTGTAGCTTCAACCAGTGATGGGTTCTTGTCAGATAAAGACTTTGAAGATGTATTTGAACTTGATATTTTGAAGGATATTCATGGACAGACGGTGGAATCAACTGATGAAGATTTGGAATTAGAGTATTTAAATCTGCAAAACTTGAATTCTGGTTACGAGGCTGATGATTTTGATGACGAAGATAGTGACATAATGGAAGAGCTTAAAAATATAGAAGAGGCTGTGCAGAAACCAGCAATAGTAGAGGACACAGAAATGGTGTCTGAGAGAGACTTTGAAGACAACAACATGTCCAATAGAAAAGAACGTGGCTCCGAAGACAATGAAGCCaaggatattttagaaaatccaaagtccaattcACAGGATTCCTCGGCTGCAGATTCCGAGGATTCAAATGGCTTGGAAACCTTATGGGAGCATCAAGATTTGATAGAACAGCTCAAGATGGAGTTGAAAAAGGTCAGAGCAACAGGTCTGCCAACCATCTTAGAAGAAGACGAATCACCAAAAATAATGGAAGATTTGAAGCCATGGAAAATCGATGAGAAGTTCCAGCATGAAGATAGAATGAGTGAGCTTCACAAGTTCTACAAGAGTTATAGAGAGAGGATGCGAAAACTCGATATCTTGAGTTACCAGAAGGTGTATGCAATGA ACTTACTTCAGTCAAAGGACCCCCTTCAATCGATTGCAAGGCATGAAGCGTCAGCTCCAGCATTGACATCCCTTCTTCCACAGAAATTCCTGCTAAGCAAGCGCAGAAAGTCCAGTTCTGACCCGATGATGAACTTTGTTAGGGAATATCATAATGATTTGGAAGTTGTGTATGTTGGGCAACTCTGCCTTTCATGGGAAATCCTTCATTGGCAGTATGAAAAGGCACTCGAGCTATGGGATTCCGACCCTTATGGGATGCGACAGTACAATGAAGTTGCTGGTGAATTTCAACAGTTTCAAGTGATATTGCAAAGATTTATAGAGAATGAACCTTTTGAAGGTCCACGGGTGAAAAATTACATTAAGAATCGATACGTGTTGCGTAATCTCCTTCAAGTTCCGGTAATAAAAG AGGACAGTATGAAGGATAAAAAGGCAAGACGAAAAGGAAGGGATGATGGTTCTATTACAAGTGATATGCTAGTAGAGATAATGGAAGAATCAATAAGGATTTTTTGGCGATTTGTTCGATCTGATAAAGATGCACAAAACGTGATTTCAAAGGGTCGCAAAGGAACTCAAATAGAGCCCCAAGATCCCACTGAACTAGAGTTATTGACAGAGGTGCGAACGAATTTCCAAAAG AAGGAGAGGAGGCTTAAAGACGTCTTGAGAAGTGGAAACTGCATACTGAAGAAGTTCCAAAAACATCGAGAGGACAATTCTAATCAAGTTCTTTACTTCTTCTCTCAAGTGGATATGAAGTTAGTAGCGAGGGTTCTGAGCATGTCCAGAGTAACAACAGACCAGCTACTATGGTGTCACAATAAATTAAGCAAGATAAATTTTGTTAGCCGGAAGATACACGTAGAGCCATCATTTTTGCTTTTTCCATCATGA
- the LOC7495970 gene encoding uncharacterized protein LOC7495970 isoform X2: MGSVNGFLYRKLLPFASSFWLSVSTLFLALFGFFNRTMFRFKSNNLEPEGEAKVPEVEVSEFKEIKEIDELDEKEIPSEAKEPEVEVYEFKETKEVDELKEKETPKFFFKFQFQTYREEDEPVVLSSVTPASTNKYEFLSGKNFSHYLEEPEVVSLTVKELYADSDGDSIDYKEKMESGVLSDKDFAKKESEAESVREEIEEISAHSVREQDAKMEFEVETSIEEEAGKLEEENCIEESISRKGKAVVVENNVSSDGDVSRDDDAQFLSDMDLIVSDSDSDSVVSNHEFMSRCVASTSDGFLSDKDFEDVFELDILKDIHGQTVESTDEDLELEYLNLQNLNSGYEADDFDDEDSDIMEELKNIEEAVQKPAIVEDTEMVSERDFEDNNMSNRKERGSEDNEAKDILENPKSNSQDSSAADSEDSNGLETLWEHQDLIEQLKMELKKVRATGLPTILEEDESPKIMEDLKPWKIDEKFQHEDRMSELHKFYKSYRERMRKLDILSYQKVYAMKDSMKDKKARRKGRDDGSITSDMLVEIMEESIRIFWRFVRSDKDAQNVISKGRKGTQIEPQDPTELELLTEVRTNFQKKERRLKDVLRSGNCILKKFQKHREDNSNQVLYFFSQVDMKLVARVLSMSRVTTDQLLWCHNKLSKINFVSRKIHVEPSFLLFPS; this comes from the exons ATGGGTTCTGTTAATGGGTTTCTTTATAGAAAATTGCTTCCTTTTGCCTCCTCTTTCTGGCTCTCTGTCTCCACTCTGTTCCTTGCTCTCTTTGGTTTCTTCAATAGAACCATGTTCAG atTTAAGAGTAATAATTTGGAGCCAGAAGGTGAGGCTAAGGTACCAGAAGTTGAAGTTTCTGAAtttaaggaaataaaagaaattgatgagctggatgaaaaagaaataccaagtgaagctaaggaacCAGAAGTTGAAGTTTACGAATTTAAGGAGACGAAAGAAGTtgatgaattaaaagaaaaggaaacaccAAAGTTCTTCTTCAAATTTCAGTTTCAAACTTATAGAGAGGAAGATGAGCCTGTTGTCTTGAGTTCGGTGACTCCTGCAAGCACCAACAAGTATGAATTCTTGTCAGGGAAGAATTTCAGTCATTACTTGGAGGAGCCAGAGGTTGTTAGTCTTACCGTGAAAGAGTTATATGCTGATTCTGATGGTGATTCTATTGACTATAAGGAGAAGATGGAGAGTGGGGTTTTATCTGATAAGGACTTTGCCAAAAAAGAATCAGAAGCAGAATCTGTTCGTGAGGAAATAGAAGAGATTTCTGCACATAGTGTGCGTGAGCAAGACGCTAAAATGGAGTTCGAGGTGGAAACATCGATAGAAGAGGAGGCAGGGAAGCTTGAGGAAGAAAATTGCATTGAAGAGTCTATTTCAAGGAAGGGGAAAGCAGTTGTTGTGGAGAACAATGTGTCGAGTGATGGAGATGTTTCAAGAGATGATGATGCTCAATTTCTTTCAGACATGGACTTGATTGTTTCTGATTCTGATTCTGATTCTGTTGTTTCAAACCATGAATTTATGAGTCGTTGTGTAGCTTCAACCAGTGATGGGTTCTTGTCAGATAAAGACTTTGAAGATGTATTTGAACTTGATATTTTGAAGGATATTCATGGACAGACGGTGGAATCAACTGATGAAGATTTGGAATTAGAGTATTTAAATCTGCAAAACTTGAATTCTGGTTACGAGGCTGATGATTTTGATGACGAAGATAGTGACATAATGGAAGAGCTTAAAAATATAGAAGAGGCTGTGCAGAAACCAGCAATAGTAGAGGACACAGAAATGGTGTCTGAGAGAGACTTTGAAGACAACAACATGTCCAATAGAAAAGAACGTGGCTCCGAAGACAATGAAGCCaaggatattttagaaaatccaaagtccaattcACAGGATTCCTCGGCTGCAGATTCCGAGGATTCAAATGGCTTGGAAACCTTATGGGAGCATCAAGATTTGATAGAACAGCTCAAGATGGAGTTGAAAAAGGTCAGAGCAACAGGTCTGCCAACCATCTTAGAAGAAGACGAATCACCAAAAATAATGGAAGATTTGAAGCCATGGAAAATCGATGAGAAGTTCCAGCATGAAGATAGAATGAGTGAGCTTCACAAGTTCTACAAGAGTTATAGAGAGAGGATGCGAAAACTCGATATCTTGAGTTACCAGAAGGTGTATGCAATGA AGGACAGTATGAAGGATAAAAAGGCAAGACGAAAAGGAAGGGATGATGGTTCTATTACAAGTGATATGCTAGTAGAGATAATGGAAGAATCAATAAGGATTTTTTGGCGATTTGTTCGATCTGATAAAGATGCACAAAACGTGATTTCAAAGGGTCGCAAAGGAACTCAAATAGAGCCCCAAGATCCCACTGAACTAGAGTTATTGACAGAGGTGCGAACGAATTTCCAAAAG AAGGAGAGGAGGCTTAAAGACGTCTTGAGAAGTGGAAACTGCATACTGAAGAAGTTCCAAAAACATCGAGAGGACAATTCTAATCAAGTTCTTTACTTCTTCTCTCAAGTGGATATGAAGTTAGTAGCGAGGGTTCTGAGCATGTCCAGAGTAACAACAGACCAGCTACTATGGTGTCACAATAAATTAAGCAAGATAAATTTTGTTAGCCGGAAGATACACGTAGAGCCATCATTTTTGCTTTTTCCATCATGA